The following coding sequences lie in one Rutidosis leptorrhynchoides isolate AG116_Rl617_1_P2 chromosome 6, CSIRO_AGI_Rlap_v1, whole genome shotgun sequence genomic window:
- the LOC139853481 gene encoding 2S sulfur-rich seed storage protein 2-like — MATKETIFAILLVSIVVSVKASTQVNCTEIIKQQPIEYCHMFLSRFESAIQLAEKKQQNSLDSLLQHCCQQLGKLDKRCRCVDIREFVHVQQGGGWDAPRMKRLLQEAPILQKTCSLGSEICHI; from the coding sequence ATGGCAACTAAAGAAACAATATTTGCAATACTCCTTGTTAGCATAGTTGTATCTGTGAAGGCTTCAACACAAGTAAACTGTACCGAAATCATTAAGCAACAACCGATTGAATATTGCCACATGTTCTTGTCAAGGTTTGAGAGCGCAATACAACTAGCAGAGAAAAAGCAACAAAATTCACTTGATTCGCTTCTACAACACTGTTGTCAACAGCTTGGAAAGCTAGACAAAAGATGTCGATGCGTGGATATTCGTGAATTTGTGCATGTACAACAAGGAGGAGGATGGGACGCTCCACGCATGAAACGACTACTTCAAGAAGCCCCAATTTTGCAAAAAACATGCAGCTTAGGATCTGAGATCTGCCACATTTAA